The Triticum dicoccoides isolate Atlit2015 ecotype Zavitan chromosome 6A, WEW_v2.0, whole genome shotgun sequence genome has a window encoding:
- the LOC119315335 gene encoding uncharacterized protein LOC119315335, which yields MTSVGASIATNQHRCSGRGAQQAYVLCWESLNADLLRLIADRVLSSDLLHYVWFRAVCKQWRANTLSPRGCGVVDPRFHPRQWMMFPEGNGLHPGHPALGGYICFLNIYTGIFIRVHLPCFEDHSVLDCPDGLLLLQRKKDAVICLLHPFTGDVAEFPPLASLCLYMSKFGIFLNGPYDLRLRMVHAAVSVHVGGSITIMVALSHAERMAYVSTGDKHWTHTSWMMTGMMTALPFRGSLYTVRIWKNKPSHIMRVNPPDSSSSSSWPSTPPQMIATCPANQMAKAYLVECNSELLLVGYTDRHSQLVVIRLADLMLGIPATPLTSIGDHALFIGTWSMAVNSRNLPFVQGNSITVLNPTNSGRLWQYDLGRGTWSPLCDGNFVSASGPIPRPYSLVHHIVSCCQRLYWISGDTWTRHHDSEPRWHIVASAHERVCTVCTDQLKAIHLSKIYV from the coding sequence ATGACAAGTGTTGGAGCAAGCATAGCCACCAACCAACACCGTTGCAGTGGGCGCGGCGCTCAACAAGCCTATGTCCTGTGCTGGGAGTCGCTGAATGCTGATTTGCTGAGGCTGATCGCTGACCGGGTACTCTCTAGCGACCTGCTGCACTACGTCTGGTTCCGTGCAGTGTGCAAGCAGTGGCGTGCCAACACTCTTAGCCCGCGCGGCTGCGGCGTGGTAGACCCGCGCTTTCACCCACGGCAATGGATGATGTTTCCGGAGGGCAACGGGCTTCACCCCGGCCACCCTGCATTAGGCGGCTACATCtgcttcctcaacatctacaccggcATCTTCATCCGCGTGCACCTCCCGTGCTTCGAGGACCACTCCGTGCTTGACTGCCCTGACGGCCTCCTTCTCCTGCAGCGCAAGAAGGATGCTGTTATCTGCCTCCTCCACCCCTTCACCGGTGATGTTGCCGAGTTTCCTCCCCTTGCCTCCCTCTGCTTGTACATGAGTAAGTTTGGGATCTTTCTGAATGGCCCTTATGATCTTCGACTACGGATGGTCCACGCGGCTGTCTCCGTCCATGTGGGTGGCAGTATTACCATCATGGTCGCGCTCAGCCACGCCGAGCGCATGGCGTACGTATCCACCGGTGACAAGCACTGGACTCACACAAGCTGGATGATGACTGGCATGATGACAGCACTGCCATTCCGTGGCAGCCTCTACACGGTGAGGATCTGGAAAAACAAACCCTCACACATCATGCGCGTCAATCCACCAGATAGCTCCAGTTCCTCCTCGTGGCCGTCTACACCGCCACAAATGATCGCCACATGTCCAGCTAATCAGATGGCTAAGGCTTACCTGGTGGAGTGCAATTCTGAACTTCTTCTGGTCGGCTATACTGACAGACACTCCCAGCTTGTGGTTATCCGGCTTGCTGACCTCATGCTCGGAATCCCTGCCACACCATTGACAAGCATCGGCGACCATGCCCTCTTCATTGGCACTTGGAGCATGGCCGTCAACTCCAGAAACTTACCATTCGTTCAGGGGAACTCCATCACCGTCCTCAACCCAACTAACAGCGGCCGACTGTGGCAATATGATCTGGGCAGAGGTACCTGGTCGCCGCTGTGCGATGGAAACTTCGTCAGTGCCAGCGGCCCCATACCAAGGCCATACAGTCTTGTCCACCACATTGTCAGTTGTTGCCAGCGTCTTTACTGGATCAGTGGAGACACCTGGACCCGCCACCATGATTCTGAACCTCGTTGGCATATAGTTGCTTCAGCACATGAAAGAGTTTGCACAGTCTGCACTGACCAGTTGAAGGCTATTCATCTTTCCAAGATCTACGTTTGA